A stretch of the Uranotaenia lowii strain MFRU-FL chromosome 3, ASM2978415v1, whole genome shotgun sequence genome encodes the following:
- the LOC129754570 gene encoding double-strand break repair protein MRE11 — MSDSTQNTGIDPDETIKILVASDIHLGFNEKDPVRGEDSFVAFEEVLQHAIENDVDAIILGGDLFHVANPSTNTLNRCTRMLKTYTLGDKPIKLEFLSDQNENFLESLNRTVNYEDPNMNIAIPVFSIHGNHDDPSGFGRISSLDLLSTNGYVNYFGKWTDLTKINISPILLKKGETKMALYGLSYIGDHRLARLFNEAKVFLEKPEDSGWFNIMVLHQNRADRGPKNYLPEKSLPGFLDLIIWGHEHDCRIIPEENPLKKFYVSQPGSTVATSLAEGESIDKCCGILSIHRNQFRLDPIRLQTVRPFIFESVNLADYSDELQLDEGDVQEKVQAFAAEKVEEMIARAKEKLSGNEKQPKVPLIRLRLEIMDVDQQFNAIRFGQRYNGRVANPQDMITFKKKLTRVKDEVKPLDKEALDEAYKNQRASTARRAEEVVERYFREADEDKQLELLPNKSLTELSKRMVDYEDDDAAENIIKYYEKQALQFLEGQVVTEDNLDELLAEFHGKEGEMHNNMLKMLDSRSQKADPSDRMRSFDHDDDDKDLDMDLKFPQIKASTASVPARGRGSRGGRGSRAAANTTTTSNTTTRGRGGRGKAVAASSNGNSSVAKIDTFFSGLAANRSSAKPGTGSRASSRNMSRVVYVSDDDD, encoded by the exons ATGTCCGACTCAACTCAAAATACCGGTATCGATCCGGATGAAACGATTAAAATCTTGGTGGCCAGTGATATTCATCTGGGATTCAATGAGAAAGATCCGGTTCGAG gGGAAGATAGTTTCGTTGCCTTCGAAGAAGTGCTGCAACATGCTATTGAGAACGATGTTGACGCTATCATCTTGGGTGGGGATCTGTTTCATGTGGCCAATCCGTCGACGAATACCCTGAACCGGTGCACTCGAATGTTGAAAACCTACACGCTGGGTGACAAACCGATTAAGCTCGAGTTCCTCAGCGACCAGAATGAAAACTTTCTGGAATCTTTGAATCGGACCGTCAATTACGAGGATCCGAACATGAACATTGCCATTCCGGTGTTCTCAATCCACGGTAATCACGATGATCCGAGCGGATTTGGACGCATAAGCTCGTTGGATTTACTGAGCACCAATGGGTACGTGAACTATTTCGGCAAGTGGACCGATCTGACCAAAATCAACATCAGCCCAATTTTGCTGAAGAAGGGCGAGACGAAAATGGCCCTCTACGGGTTGAGCTATATCGGCGATCATCGACTGGCGCGACTGTTCAACGAAGCCAAAGTGTTTCTGGAGAAGCCGGAAGATTCCGGCTGGTTCAACATCATGGTCCTGCACCAGAACCGGGCGGACCGGGGACCGAAGAACTATCTGCCGGAAAAATCTTTACCGG GTTTCCTGGATCTGATCATCTGGGGTCACGAGCACGACTGTCGCATTATTCCGGAGGAGAATCCGCTGAAAAAGTTCTACGTCAGCCAGCCGGGATCGACGGTGGCCACCTCGCTGGCCGAAGGTGAATCCATCGACAAGTGCTGCGGCATCCTGAGCATCCACCGGAACCAGTTCCGGCTGGATCCGATCCGGTTGCAAACGGTGCGACCGTTCATTTTCGAATCTGTTAACTTGGCCGATTATTCGGATGAGTTGCAGCTGGATGAAGGCGATGTGCAGGAGAAGGTTCAGGCTTTTGCGGCGGAAAAAGTAGAGGAAATGATTGCTCGGGCCAAGGAGAAGCTGTCGGGCAACGAGAAGCAGCCGAAGGTGCCGCTGATTCGATTGCGTCTGGAAATTATGGATGTGGATCAGCAGTTCAATGCGATAAGATTTGGACAGAGGTATAATGGCCGCGTTGCCAATCCACAGGATATGataacttttaagaaaaagttgacCCGTGTAAAGGATGAAGTTAAACCTTTGGATAAGGAAGCTCTGGATGAGGCGTACAAGAATCAGCGTGCGTCGACGGCCAGACGGGCTGAGGAGGTTGTGGAGCGATATTTTCGGGAAGCCGATGAAGACAAGCAGCTGGAACTGCTCCCGAACAAAAGTCTCACGGAGCTGAGCAAAAGAATGGTAGACTACGAAGACGATGATGCGGCAGAAAATATTATCAAGTACTATGAGAAACAGGCTCTGCAGTTTCTGGAGGGGCAGGTTGTCACCGAGGATAACCTGGACGAATTGTTGGCCGAGTTCCACGGCAAGGAAGGGGAGATGCACAATAATATGCTGAAg atGTTAGACTCCCGCAGCCAGAAAGCGGATCCCTCGGATCGGATGCGGTCCTTCGATCACGATGACGATGATAAGGATCTAGATATGGATCTCAAGTTTCCTCAAATCAAAGCATCGACAGCTTCAGTGCCAGCTCGAGGTCGTGGCAGTCGAGGAGGTCGAGGTTCTCGTGCTGCAGCCAATACAACCACTACCAGCAACACCACGACCCGTGGTCGGGGAGGGCGGGGAAAAGCTGTCGCTGCTTCCAGTAACGGCAATAGTTCGGTTGCCAAAATTGATACATTTTTCTCCGGCTTAGCAGCTAACAGATCTTCGGCAAAACCGGGCACTGGCAGTAGAGCCAGTAGTCGTAATATGTCTCGAGTTGTCTATGTTTCGGACGATGATGATTGA